A single window of Rhodamnia argentea isolate NSW1041297 chromosome 5, ASM2092103v1, whole genome shotgun sequence DNA harbors:
- the LOC115737250 gene encoding sodium channel modifier 1-like, which yields MSVYGGDSWAREAQHRKRRVGDLAVEGLDASSYKKLSSGKFACLVCPRTPVLDSALVLAMHCKGSCHRVALLRLEERELKKKDEINKRIAFSDCTVNTSTSTSNLNRIKSKPLIEQVRKAASEVLAKGNTREDVHNDGCSGKICGILRGKETSHVSESFSFAAKEAAEEVVVQPQLSIRERRERELNFTSAGWKRDCNGRWFKDENVEFDSDEEDPNICLG from the exons ATGAGCGTGTACGGAGGAGATAGCTGGGCAAGAGAAGCGCAGCACCGGAAGAGACGAGTCGGCGATTTGGCGGTGGAAGGTCTCGACGCCTCCTCCTACAAGAAGCTCTCCTCCGGCAAGTTCGCTTGCCTCGTCTGCCCTCGCACCCCCGTCCTCGATTCTGCTCTCGTGCTCGCC ATGCATTGCAAGGGGTCATGCCACCGTGTTGCATTGTTGAggttggaggagagagaactgAAAAAGAAGGATGAGATCAACAAGAGAATAGCCTTTTCTGATTGTACTGTTAACACCAGCACTAGTACTTCCAATTTAAACAGAATAAAAAGCAAACCCTTGATTGAGCAAGTGAGAAAGGCCGCTTCAGAAGTACTTGCTAAGGGAAACACTAGAGAAGACGTCCATAACGACGGCTGTAGTGGAAAGATATGTGGGATTCTCCGTGGTAAAGAAACCTCACATGTAAGCGAAAGCTTCTCTTTCGCTGCAAAAGAAGCAGCTGAAGAGGTGGTTGTGCAGCCACAACTTAGTATCAGAGAGCGTCGTGAAAGAGAGCTCAATTTTACTTCTGCAGGTTGGAAGCGCGACTGTAATGGCAGAtggttcaaggatgaaaat GTTGAATTCGATTCAGATGAAGAAGATCCGAATATTTGTCTTGGATAG